One Trichoderma asperellum chromosome 5, complete sequence genomic region harbors:
- a CDS encoding uncharacterized protein (EggNog:ENOG41): MDPADDGVLAFVAEDEIGGRHNVGNAAQMQMQMQMDDAFAHQPHLQPHLQPQLQPQLQPQLQPHAAALPLQPSNSEPLPFQHQHPHPHPPSQASDQHPRQLQTSVSMDQFGPSFFSASDPYAASPYASPAGRGPGFPAEYQYELGPAIGPGDGLLLGDGSSSPFDGTAPLPFAAADSVNNFVGDDFWASGQQASHQQQQQLLQQTSQGEDADAARSLHLNAIDEFFIKNGAHRPPVPCNYCRRLRLQCLILQTTSANPNPISSCSACVALYRDCSLAERSKREASAYETALPVIGHLHGVNEEGDGATAVDGTRQWRIERGAGQVATRSSSIVSYKRNSTRSVKKTRVLRNWFATHQEHPYPSEDEKSNLAEQSGLSKTQVINWFANARRRHRLTAQSHHNNSSKVFLQGSPMPQTLLTGMSPMERWRHSPPNEEPVSAAAIEKAISNSQIDGGDAYNYNSDGNYGTDGAASSASSESAIFNHNIARGYEASSNSGSSAFSFYHSDDAGIFSLSAQSSIHSGNGGDLMSGPSATTIPTGAAIERGKALMFQCTFCLQGFKKKYDWVRHERSIHLPGLDSWICRVPLPKDQSYLVWRVNHSEPECIFCGQTSPTDEHLQSHEFQSCAERPVSERTFTRKDHLWQHLHKFHRCRKWEGWKPDLHLLQHRQDKFESVCGFCQLKTHSWDERVQHLTSHFRRGVTMSEWKTSSDANISSGDGGRGMLSNRGPITPLSGDESDPSIPLFAS, translated from the coding sequence ATGGATCCCGCGGATGACGGCGTCCTGGCCTTTGTGGCCGAAGACGAGATCGGAGGTCGGCACAACGTCGGCAATGCggcgcagatgcagatgcagatgcagatggacGACGCTTTTGCGCACCAgcctcatctccagcctcatctccagccccagctccagccccagctccagccccagctccagcctcACGCGGCCGCCTTGCCGCTTCAGCCTTCAAACTCGGAGCCGCTGCCgttccagcaccagcatccacatccacatccaccGTCACAGGCCTCAGACCAGCACCCGCGTCAGCTGCAGACGTCCGTGTCCATGGACCAGTTTGggccctccttcttctctgcctccgATCCCTACGCCGCCAGCCCTTACGCCAGCCCTGCCGGAAGAGGCCCCGGCTTTCCCGCCGAGTACCAGTATGAGCTCGGTCCCGCAATCGGCCCCGGCGACGGGCTCCTGCTTGGCGACGGCTCCAGCTCTCCCTTTGACGGCACCGCACCGCTgccatttgctgctgcagactcGGTGAATAATTTCGTCGGCGACGATTTCTGGGCATCCGGCCAGCAAGCAtctcatcagcaacagcagcagttaCTGCAGCAGACATCGCAAGGCGAggatgccgatgccgccaGGAGCCTCCACCTCAACGCCATCGACGAGTTCTTCATCAAGAACGGCGCCCATCGCCCGCCTGTCCCCTGCAACTACTGTCGACGACTGCGCCTCCAGTGCCTCATCCTTCAGACCACCTCTGCAAATCCAAATCCCATCAGCTCTTGCTCTGCCTGTGTGGCCCTCTACCGTGACTGCAGTCTTGCTGAGCGcagcaagagagaagccTCCGCTTACGAGACTGCGCTCCCTGTCATTGGCCATCTGCATGGTGTGAATGAAGAGGGAGACGGGGCTACTGCCGTCGATGGGACGAGGCAATGGCGAATCGAGCGAGGTGCTGGCCAGGTTGCCACTCGATCTTCATCTATTGTCTCATACAAGAGAAATAGTACTCGGTCCGTCAAGAAGACTCGGGTGCTAAGGAACTGGTTCGCCACGCATCAAGAGCACCCATACCCATCCGAAGACGAAAAATCCAACCTTGCTGAGCAGAGCGGCTTGAGCAAGACCCAGGTCATCAACTGGTTCGCCAATGCTAGACGCCGACACCGACTGACCGCGCAGTCGCACCATAACAATAGCAGCAAAGTCTTCTTGCAAGGATCTCCCATGCCCCAGACCTTGCTGACCGGCATGTCTCCGATGGAACGATGGAGACATTCTCCGCCAAACGAGGAACCCGTCTCAGCTGCAGCTATTGAAAAGGCCATCTCCAATAGTCAAATTGATGGCGGAGACGCTTACAATTACAACTCTGATGGCAATTATGGCACCGATGGCGCCGCTTCCTCAGCCAGTAGCGAGTCTGCCATTTTCAACCACAACATTGCCCGCGGCTACGAGGCGTCGTCCAACTCTGGCTCGTCcgctttttccttttatcaTTCCGATGATGCAGGCATATTCTCCCTATCAGCGCAAAGTTCCATCCATAGCGGCAACGGCGGCGATCTAATGTCCGGCCCATCAGCGACCACCATTCCTACGGGAGCTGCAATTGAGCGTGGAAAAGCACTCATGTTTCAGTGCACTTTCTGTCTTCAGGGCTTCAAGAAGAAGTACGACTGGGTGCGCCATGAGAGATCTATTCACTTACCTGGTCTCGATTCTTGGATCTGCCGAGTGCCTCTACCCAAAGACCAGTCATATCTCGTTTGGCGCGTCAATCATAGCGAGCCGGAATGCATCTTCTGTGGACAAACATCGCCAACAGACGAACATCTCCAATCTCACGAGTTTCAGTCGTGTGCAGAACGTCCCGTGTCAGAGCGAACCTTTACTCGCAAAGATCACCTATGGCAGCATCTGCACAAATTCCACCGCTGCCGCAAGTGGGAAGGGTGGAAGCCTGACCTCCATCTCTTACAGCATCGGCAAGACAAGTTTGAGAGCGTGTGCGGTTTCTGCCAGCTCAAGACACATAGCTGGGACGAAAGAGTTCAGCACTTGACATCCCACTTTCGGCGCGGTGTGACCATGAGCGAATGGAAGACTAGCAGCGATGCCAACATAAGTAGCGGAGATGGCGGCCGTGGGATGCTGTCGAACAGAGGTCCCATTACACCCTTAAGTGGTGACGAAAGTGACCCTTCAATACCACTATTTgcaagttaa
- a CDS encoding uncharacterized protein (MEROPS:MER0003798), which produces MTRAGRRPVFFNPAAKSWTAPPTDSPELAYRFHQQLPQYKPTKLIPLEALAKQLGVRAIHLKDETCRLGLPSFKILGASWGTFRAIAQKLSLPLDASLETVKQALSSTSVSLYAATDGNHGRAVARMASILGVPAQIHVPRCMHNATIELIKSEGARVVVSDGFYDKAVVDAREAAAQDDTAVVVQDFASGDYLQIPQWIVDGYRTMMLEIDSQLGATTPDLVVVPVGVGSFAQAVVTHFKQQGKRSAVLTVEPDTSASLWKSLKRGNSLTISEKAPSIMSGLDCGTPSSISWSMLQHGVDASLSISDFEAHQACGYLASQNIPVGPCGAAPVAALRRLEASDREKLGLTGDSVVVILCTEGVRDYEVPHDVASDDPVELTQTLVRINSASPSLGSIPGPGETAIARYITAWMEHRDIETHWIEPTPGRPSVVGVVRGSGGGKSLMLNGHTDTVNITEYEGDPLSGDIRDGKLYGRGAADMKCGVAAAMVALANAKKQGLKGDVIFAGVADEEFASIGTQQVLEAGWTADAALVNEPTNLEIMYAHKGFIWFEVDIHGLASHGSRYDLGIDAICKAGYFLVELDKHATHLTQQAGDPTLGPGSIHASIINGGEEISSYPSFTQIQLERRTVAGETQESVEKELREILDGLVERIPNFKYDIRATFQRSPFKASLDHPFTKLVRKQITHTLGEEAVVVGAPYWTDCALLADQGIPVLLWGPKGAGLHGKVEYVEVDSINQVADTLTAIAAEFCS; this is translated from the exons atgacTCGTGCTGGTCGCCGCcccgtcttcttcaatcCCGCTGCCAAATCGTGGACGGCGCCGCCGACAGATTCCCCAGAGTTGGCGTATCGATTCCACCAACAGCTGCCGCAGTATAAGCCAACCAAGTTGATTCCTCTCGAGGCCCTGGCCAAGCAGCTTGGCGTCCGTGCCATCCACCTCAAGGACGAGACATGCCGGCTTGGACTCCCTTCCTTCAAGATCCTGGGGGCCTCGTGGGGCACCTTTCGAGCCATCGCCCAGAAACTCAGCCTTCCTCTGGACGCCTCCCTAGAGACCGTCAAACAGGCCCTATCATCCACCAGCGTCTCCCTATACGCAGCCACCGATGGAAACCATGGACGGGCCGTGGCTCGCATGGCGTCCATCCTGGGTGTCCCAGCCCAGATCCATGTGCCCAGGTGCATGCACAATGCTACCATTGAGCTGATCAAGTCAGAAGGCGCCCGTGTTGTCGTCTCAGATGGCTTCTACGACAAAGCTGTGGTGGATGCGCGAGAGGCAGCTGCGCAAGATGACACCGCCGTCGTGGTTCAGGACTTTGCCTCGGGGGACTATCTTCAGATTCCACAG TGGATCGTCGATGGATACCGTACGATGATGCTGGAGATTGATAGCCAGCTAGGAGCTACTACCCCTGACCTCGTCGTGGTGCCAGTAGGCGTCGGCTCCTTTGCCCAGGCCGTCGTAACGCACTTTAAACAGCAGGGAAAACGAAGCGCAGTTTTGACAGTCGAACCAGATACGTCTGCTAGTCTCTGGAAGAGTCTCAAGCGCGGAAACTCCTTGACAATATCAGAAAAGGCGCCTAGTATCATGTCCGGTCTAGATTGTGGCACTCCTTCATCCATCTCCTGGTCAATGCTTCAGCACGGAGTCGACGCGAGCCTCTCTATTTCGGATTTTGAAGCCCATCAGGCTTGCGGATATTTGGCGTCCCAAAACATACCCGTCGGGCCTTGTGGTGCCGCCCCTGTTGCCGCTTTGAGGAGGCTGGAGGCCTCGGATAGAGAGAAGTTGGGCCTCACCGGGGACTCTGTTGTTGTCATCCTTTGCACAGAAGGCGTGAGAGATTATGAGGTCCCTCATGACGTGGCCAGCGATGACCCCGTAGAATTGACGCAAACATTGGTTAGGATTAACTCAGCTAGCCCCTCCTTAGGATCTATCCCTGGCCCTGGAGAGACAGCCATCGCCCGCTACATTACAGCCTGGATGGAGCATCGGGACATTGAGACCCACTGGATCGAGCCAACGCCGGGGCGACCCTCTGTGGTGGGAGTTGTTCGAGGatctggcggcggcaagagTCTGATGCTCAACGGTCACACTGATACCGTGAATATTACAGAGTATGAGGGTGATCCACTCAGCGGCGATATCCGAGATGGCAAGCTCTATGGGCGTGGAGCTGCCGATATGAAATGCGGTGTTGCGGCCGCCATGGTCGCCCTCGCCAATGCGAAGAAGCAAGGCTTAAAAGGAGACGTCATCTTTGCTGGAGTAGCAGACGAGGAGTTTGCCAGCATCGGCACGCAGCAGGTATTAGAGGCAGGCTGGACCGCCGATGCCGCTCTCGTGAATGAGCCGACCAACTTGGAAATTATGTACGCACACAAGGGCTTCATCTGGTTCGAGGTAGATATCCATGGCCTTGCATCTCATGGATCACGATATGATCTTGGTATCGACGCCATCTGTAAAGCAGGATATTTTCTCGTCGAGCTGGATAAGCATGCAACCCATCTTACGCAGCAGGCTGGCGATCCCACTCTTGGACCAGGAAGCATACACGCCTCCATCATCAACGGTGGCGAGGAGATCTCATCTTACCCTTCCTTTACGCAGATTCAGCTGGAACGTCGAACCGTCGCCGGCGAAACACAAGAGTCTGTTGAAAAGGAACTGCGAGAAATTCTCGATGGGCTAGTTGAAAGAATTCCCAACTTCAAATACGACATCCGCGCAACGTTCCAACGCTCACCTTTCAAAGCCTCTCTTGACCATCCATTCACCAAACTCGTTCGGAAACAGATCACTCACACTCTAGGCGAAGAAGCAGTGGTCGTTGGAGCTCCATACTGGACCGATTGCGCATTACTGGCCGATCAGGGTATTCCCGTGCTGCTTTGGGGACCAAAGGGAGCTGGACTACATGGAAAGGTGGAATATGTCGAGGTTGATTCAATAAATCAGGTTGCAGATACACTGACAGCAATTGCTGCAGAGTTCTGTAGCTAG
- a CDS encoding uncharacterized protein (TransMembrane:12 (i25-43o70-88i100-119o125-147i159-177o228-246i326-348o368-385i392-413o425-452i464-483o495-513i)): protein MSSNPADGAALQPTKGVFRQLRDNPYVFGLSAFASLGGFLFGYDQGVVSGVLGMENFGALFPRIYLDSGFKGWFVSTLLLTAWFGSLANGPIADRFGRKGSMLAAVVVFLLGSSLQAGASTIGMLFGGRAVAGLAVGMLTMIVPMYMSEVSTAGIRGTLVVLQQLSITLGILVSYWLEYGTQYIGGTRCAPDIPYTGGTPDKPTFDPAHDVGPNGCTGQSQAAWRIPFALQIVPALVLGVGMIFYPESPRFHLMRKNEEAALRSLARLRRVHPDSESLREEYLSIKAEVLFDEAHSKEKYPGKSGVSLFFAEYYGLLSSWPSFKRVFIGSAIMFLQQFQGCNALIYYAPTIFGQLGLSGNTTSLLATGVYGIVNTLSTLPALFLIDRVGRRPLLMCGATGTFISLIIVGSIVGKYGSALADHPSAGWVGIAFIYIYDINFSYSFAPIGWVYPSEIFNLGSRSKAMAITTSATWMCNFIIGLVTPDMLETLKWGTYIFFAAFCLIGLVFTYFCVPETKGRTLEDMDRVFGDDAATQEKERLFAIAASLGLTATIPPEKAEAMTAEAKEYV from the exons ATGTCGTCAAATCCAGCTGACGGCGCTGCATTGCAGCCCACAAAGGGCGTGTTTCGCCAACTTCGCGATAACCCCTATGTATTTGGCCTTTCAGCT TTTGCATCTCTTGGTGGTTTCCTCTTTGGATATGATCAGGGCGTCGTCTCGGGCGTTCTGGGGATGGAGAATTTTGGCGCATTGTTCCCAAGGATTTACTTGGACAGCGGTTTCAAGGGCTGGTTCGTCTCTACGCTGCTTCTGACGGCATGGTTTGGCTCGCTGGCGAATGGACCGATTGCGGACCGCTTTGGCAGAAAAGGCTCGATGCTGGCTGCTGTCGTCGTATTCCTTCTTGGATCCTCTCTGCAAGCTGGCGCAAGCACCATCGGTATGCTGTTTGGTG GACGAGCCGTTGCCGGTCTGGCAGTTGGTATGCTCACAATGATTGTTCCCATGTACATGTCAGAGGTCTCTACCGCAGGTATTCGAGGAACTCTTGtggtgctgcagcagt TGAGCATTACTCTGGGTATCCTCGTCAGCTACTGGCTTGAATACGGCACTCAGTACATCGGCGGCACTCGTTGCGCCCCCGATATCCCCTACACAGGAGGCACGCCTGATAAGCCGACTTTCGATCCCGCGCACGACGTCGGCCCCAACGGCTGCACTGGACAAAGCCAAGCCGCCTGGAGAATCCCCTTTGCTCTGCAGATTGTTCCCGCCCTCGTTCTCGGCGTTGGAATGATCTTCTACCCCGAGTCACCTCGTTTCCATCTTATGCGAAAGAACGAAGAAGCAGCTCTTCGCTCATTGGCTCGTCTCCGCCGCGTTCACCCCGATTCCGAGTCGCTGAGAGAAGAGTATCTCTCCATCAAGGCCGAAGTGTTGTTCGATGAAGCTCactcaaaagaaaaatatccCGGCAAGAGCGGTGTCAGCCTTTTCTTCGCCGAATACTACGGTTTACTGTCATCTTGGCCCAGCTTCAAGCGTGTGTTCATCGGTAGCGCCATCATGTTCCTGCAGCAGTTCCAAGGATGCAACGCTCTGATCTACTATGCTCCGACTATCTTTGGACAGCTGGGACTCTCGGGAAACACCACCTCTCTTCTCGCAACTGGTGTGTATGGCATTGTCAATACCTTGAGCACTTTGCCTGCCCTCTTCCTTATCGACCGAGTCGGAAGACGGCCATTGCTCATGTGTGGTGCTACGGGCACATTCATCTCGCTCATTATTGTCGGTTCAATCGTCGGAAAGTACGGCTCTGCCCTTGCCGATCATCCTTCTGCAGGATGGGTTGGCATCGCCTTCATCTACATCTACGACATCAACTTCTCGTACTCTTTTGCCCCCATCGGATGGGTCTATCCTTCGGAAATCTTCAACTTGGGCAGCAGATccaaggccatggccatcacCACAAGTGCTACCTGGATGTGCAACTTTATCATCGGGTTGGTGACGCCAGATATGCTTGAAACCCTCAAGTGGGGAACTTACATCTTCTTTGCGGCCTTCTGTCTGATTGGTCTGGTGTTTACATACTTTTGCGTGCCCGAGACCAAAGGACGAACCTTGGAGGATATGGATCGCGTgtttggcgatgatgccgctacacaggaaaaggaaaggctgTTTGCAATTGCGGCCTCTCTTGGTCTGACAGCAACGATTCCTCCGGAAAAGGCTGAGGCAATGACAGCAGAGGCTAAGGAGTACGTTTGA
- a CDS encoding uncharacterized protein (EggNog:ENOG41), translating to MSVIHVVLFKYKSSATAEAVQNVCSEMLALKSGCLHPTMQTTYIKSLTGGTNNSPEPHQNGFTHAFVVEFASVEDRDYYVDQDPIHQAFKTNAGPIIEKVCVLDYTVGVFE from the exons ATGAGCGTCATCCACGTTGTCTTGTTTAAATACAAATCTTCCGCCACCGCCGAAGCTGTTCAAAAT GTTTGCTCGGAAATGCTGGCTCTGAAGAGTGGCTGTTTGCATCCAACGATGCAGACGACTTATATCAAGTCCTTGACGGGCGGCACAAACAATTCGCCCGAACCTCATCAA AATGGGTTTACGCACGCCTTTGTTGTCGAATTTGCGTCTGTTGAAGACAGAGACTACTATGTTGATCAAGATCCTATACACCAGGCGTTTAAGACGAACGCCGGGCCTATTATTGAGAAAGTATGTGTGTTAGATTATACAGTCGGCGTATTCGAGTAG
- a CDS encoding uncharacterized protein (EggNog:ENOG41) encodes MLALKSGCLHPTMQTTYIKSLTGGTNNSPEPHQNGFTHAFVVEFASVEDRDYYVDQDPIHQAFKTNAGPIIEKVCVLDYTVGVFE; translated from the exons ATGCTGGCTCTGAAGAGTGGCTGTTTGCATCCAACGATGCAGACGACTTATATCAAGTCCTTGACGGGCGGCACAAACAATTCGCCCGAACCTCATCAA AATGGGTTTACGCACGCCTTTGTTGTCGAATTTGCGTCTGTTGAAGACAGAGACTACTATGTTGATCAAGATCCTATACACCAGGCGTTTAAGACGAACGCCGGGCCTATTATTGAGAAAGTATGTGTGTTAGATTATACAGTCGGCGTATTCGAGTAG
- a CDS encoding uncharacterized protein (EggNog:ENOG41~MEROPS:MER0026262), whose translation MKSRLEALGPLIVQICNITGTPGVSLGVLHDGEILHTTSYGFQDVERQVEPNVDTSFLVCSMTKAITASMIGMVIDEGKLDFSTQLYQIFPEYQRNDAQANITIEDLLSHRTGLASYDGLWLSSDNQILLNRSEAIPILNYSPAASALRNEFIYNNIAYEVLGQVLEKSTGSTYSELLHKRIIEPLGLNRTFYAEEPFDNNTAKSYTTLEDGSFYEVPPWGHGKNLLIGAAGAIRSSISDLLVLYKALINAANSQVVQRSVSGAKNVFKQMPQLLQGKVGVPNQSLREYSYASGWIRAELPAIVDLFADYAPPLLGSGSASRLMIHHQGYIAGNVGYVALFPETSTAVVVLGNSAGLTDTMRLLGQVIVETVLGNKVDADTYLNIAIAASKNTIESVNTVHKELLAGKTIDQPTRDITAYTGRYYNVIENFFIDIIEIDGRIQVAYMGSSNDTFDLIPYESDSFFWWLDFNESAKRARLPGYPKEYFILKFSCPSTSSWLRSRTDVEMGCLTWKHEFQLAGPGEVF comes from the coding sequence ATGAAATCTCGCCTCGAAGCTTTGGGCCCCCTCATTGTGCAGATCTGTAATATCACCGGAACTCCTGGGGTTTCTCTTGGTGTTTTGCATGATGGCGAAATTCTTCATACCACCAGTTACGGGTTTCAAGACGTCGAGCGCCAAGTTGAGCCTAATGTTGACACGAGCTTTCTTGTCTGCTCCATGACGAAGGCTATTACAGCTTCAATGATCGGCATGGTGATTGACGAGGGGAAGCTAGACTTTTCAACCCAGCTATATCAAATCTTCCCGGAATACCAGCGAAATGATGCTCAGGCGAACATCACGATTGAAGATCTCCTAAGCCACAGAACCGGCCTCGCATCCTATGATGGTCTTTGGCTTAGCTCGGATAACCAGATCCTATTAAACCGTTCGGAAGCGATTCCGATTTTGAACTATTCACCAGCTGCTAGCGCCTTACGTAACGAGTTCATCTATAACAACATCGCCTACGAAGTTCTTGGTCAGGTTCTTGAGAAATCGACTGGTTCTACCTACTCAGAGCTACTTCATAAGCGTATCATCGAGCCACTGGGTTTAAATCGGACTTTTTACGCTGAGGAACCGTTCGATAATAACACTGCCAAATCCTATACTACGTTGGAGGACGGTTCCTTCTATGAGGTTCCGCCGTGGGGTCATGGCAAAAACTTACTAATTGGAGCAGCGGGCGCAATACGTAGCTCTATCAGCGATCTTTTGGTGCTGTATAAGGCTCTGATCAACGCCGCGAACTCTCAAGTAGTTCAAAGGTCAGTGTCAGGAGCCAAAAATGTTTTTAAACAGATGCCACAGCTCTTACAGGGTAAGGTTGGAGTACCCAACCAATCTCTCAGAGAATATAGTTATGCTTCAGGGTGGATTCGGGCAGAACTCCCCGCCATTGTTGATTTATTCGCCGATTACGCGCCACCGCTTCTGGGTAGCGGATCAGCCTCGCGCCTCATGATACATCATCAAGGATACATAGCCGGAAATGTTGGTTATGTTGCGCTTTTTCCAGAAACATCGACTGCGGTCGTCGTTTTAGGGAACTCTGCCGGATTAACTGACACTATGAGACTTCTTGGCCAAGTCATTGTGGAGACTGTTCTAGGAAATAAAGTCGATGCGGATACATATCTCAATATAGCTATCGCTGCTAGTAAAAACACTATTGAGTCTGTGAACACAGTACACAAAGAACTTTTAGCTGGTAAAACTATCGACCAGCCCACGCGAGATATTACAGCGTATACCGGCCGCTATTATAACGTCATTGAAAACTTCTTCATCGACATAATTGAAATAGATGGGAGAATTCAAGTAGCATACATGGGTTCCTCCAACGATACATTCGACTTAATACCATATGAATCCGACAGTTTCTTTTGGTGGTTGGATTTCAATGAGAGTGCAAAACGGGCAAGATTACCAGGATACCCTAAAGAATACTTCATTCTAAAGTTTAGCTGCCCGTCAACATCTTCGTGGTTGAGGTCTCGTACCGACGTTGAGATGGGCTGTTTAACTTGGAAGCATGAGTTTCAACTTGCGGGTCCGGGAGAAGTTTTTTGA
- a CDS encoding uncharacterized protein (EggNog:ENOG41~TransMembrane:2 (o288-311i522-544o)) yields the protein MFSPFLDLTGYIAMSTPRRHRSAFACQNCRRRKVRCSVSVTGIPCVGCTQDSIDCIVHQTQGLKRQQPKEPFGHQDSFRGPVDLELSLPEAECRRVQQSMSPASCRRVQQSRSPASVEQGLSATTSYTSPSDESKRAGEARSSHSGTDIRGNQDEQRTGTEISSAALGQNNQAARVPFYTGIANMLQPCQVIMLMLELGEAPGFTSILDACSPSQQPAARHILISEAPVSLSDEDREYLRCKGVFTLPQKSTCNELLRAYFHHVHPIMPVVDASVLLKLHQTGKASEWNLLLLWSMFFVAANFVDAHVWTLEGYSSRNEMKSAMYSRAKCMYDNGGETDKLVLLQSALLMGFWHSKWDGHSQPWYWTGVAISLAQILGLHRDPDSVKFNTSFPNHRRRLWRRLWWSCFFRDRSLSLTLGRPMRINLNDCNMPMASAVDVVSDLSQIPPSVAKGYIPDDLPQLAEYWVILIQLNKLLGDVLTLCYQPFGPSPMLQQIQSLEAKILQFHIPEKHGNEQSRLSSFYLYHLQLNYYAILITLYCPYIANTPTDMPLENKQAWQVDVRNKMDSAALRSNAIVDNIVRDKLLPFASPMTAPLLVSAMHVHLLNCKSEDALSRRLSLNKLELCMMVMEELEEMYTSASVYRGVFLEAIRQLHPNYSSSSTMSESNSTDFSQPRGSFSNDTMMVPLVNDDILNALLDESSCFTFWESFSDIQMEPMQPAL from the exons ATGTTCTCGCCTTTCCTTGATCTAACTGGCTACATCGCCATGTCGACTCCTCGCCGCCATCGCTCGGCATTTGCTTGCCAAAACTGTCGTCGGCGCAAAGTGCGCTGCAGCGTCTCAGTGACCGGCATCCCGTGTGTCGGATGCACCCAAGATAGCATCGACTGCATTGTCCATCAGACTCAGGGCCTAAA GCGGCAGCAACCAAAGGAGCCATTTGGTCATCAGGACTCCTTTCGTGGGCCTGTTGATCTTGAACTAAGCCTTCCAGAAGCTGAATGTAGGAGAGTGCAGCAATCAATGTCTCCGGCTTCTTGTAGGAGAGTGCAGCAATCAAGGTCTCCGGCTTCTGTAGAACAGGGACTCAGCGCAACCACAAGCTATACATCTCCAAGTGATGAGTCCAAGAGAGCCGGAGAAGCCCGAAGCTCTCATTCTGGCACTGATATTCGCGGCAACCAAGACGAACAGCGTACCGGGACTGAGATATCCTCCGCAGCATTAGGCCAAAATAATCAGGCTGCCCGTGTTCCGTTTTATACAGGTATAGCCAATATGCTGCAACCTTGTCAGGTCATTATGCTTATGCTCGAATTAGGGGAAGCCCCGGGGTTCACATCCATTCTCGATGCGTGTTCGCCGTCACAGCAGCCTGCCGCGCGGCATATACTAATATCAGAAGCACCCGTCTCATTGTCAGATGAGGACCGCGAGTATCTCCGATGCAAGGGAGTCTTCACTTTACCTCAGAAAAGTACATGCAATGAACTCCTACGCGCGTACTTTCATCATGTCCACCCAATCATGCCGGTTGTTGATGCCTCGGTGCTCCTCAAATTGCATCAAACGGGCAAAGCCAGTGAGTGGAATTTGCTATTATTATGGAGCATGTTCTTCGTAGCAGCAAAT TTTGTCGACGCCCATGTGTGGACTCTGGAGGGCTATTCTTCGCGCAATGAGATGAAATCTGCCATGTATTCACGTGCAAAG TGCATGTACGACAATGGTGGCGAGACAGATAAACTAGTTCTCCTACAATCGGCTCTCCTCATGGGGTTTTGGCACTCGAAATGGGATGGACACTCACAGCCGTGGTATTGGACCGGAGTCGCCATTAGCCTTGCCCAAATTTTGGGCTTGCATCGAGACCCAGATTCGGTCAAGTTCAATACATCTTTCCCTAACCATCGGCGTCGTCTCTGGCGTCGTCTCTGGTGGTCTTGTTTCTTCCGAGATCGATCACTAAGCCTCACACTGGGGCGGCCAATGAGGATCAACCTGAACGACTGCAATATGCCGATGGCTTCAGCCGTCGATGTCGTCAGCGATCTAAGTCAGATACCACCTTCAGTCGCCAAGGGATATATCCCAGATGATTTGCCTCAGCTAGCTGAGTACTGGGTTATCTTAATCCAGCTAAACAAGCTTTTGGGTGATGTTCTCACTTTATGCTATCAACCTTTCGGCCCAAGCCCCATGCTCCAACAGATACAATCTCTTGAAGCAAAAATATTACAGTTCCACATTCCAGAGAAACATGGCAACGAGCAGAGTCGTCTCTCATCCTTCTATCTATACCACCTACAATTAAATTATTA TGCTATTTTAATCACTCTATATTGTCCTTACATTGCCAACACTCCAACAGACATGCCTCTTGAGAATAAGCAGGCATGGCAAGTTGATGTACGAAATAAAATGGACTCCGCTGCTCTCCGTTCAAACGCTATCGTGGACAATATTGTCCGGGACAAGCTTCTCCCCTTTGCTAGCCCTATGAC TGCTCCACTATTAGTATCGGCCATGCATGTGCATCTTCTTAATTGCAAATCTGAGGATGCATTATCTCGGCGTCTTAGCCTCAATAAGCTTGAGCTTTGCATGATGGTTATGGAAGAATTAGAAGAGATGTATACATCAGCTTCTGTTTACCGAGGCGTCTTCTTAGAAGCAATCCGCCAGCTACACCCAAACTATTCTTCCAGCTCAACGATGAGTGAATCAAACTCGACTGATTTCTCCCAACCTCGCGGGTCTTTTTCGAACGATACGATGATGGTACCTCTGGTTAATGACGATATTCTTAACGCTTTACTAGACGAGTCATCATGCTTTACGTTCTGGGAGTCATTCAGCGATATCCAGATGGAACCGATGCAGCCGGCCTTATAG